One window of Bacteroidota bacterium genomic DNA carries:
- a CDS encoding AAA family ATPase, with amino-acid sequence MRLTSIELENFRCFEKEKIELHPQLNVFVGVNASGKTALLEGIGLGLAFFFQGLEKEGVQQYYIQESDQRQEFLNSVAIKHRPIIHCIGMAFGESRHSWERKFGVAQLPPRSEFLSDRNALMSDIGNGLLMDVNAMARHHYNGLNVEFPILFYFSTQRLWGGEGEVNIPNRSSIFSGYFNALNRDSNTLLFEEELERMQLVASQAKEFGFTHDSGRLDLIRSLAAKVIVDCKIFYYDYEKQSLAVIFNDGRRLTIDELSDGQKSLLLISTGIAFQCATLNPHMGLDAYKSNGVVLIDEVELHLHPDWQRQILPILTQAFPNIQFICTTHSPQVISSLKPENVQLIKDFKVSPLTKHTKGRDSNTILTEIFGIEKRPKEFADKLQHFYTLLETQSVKEAEVAFEELESLWGTMDTEIVHARMFLEDLYDDLARAKEVSR; translated from the coding sequence ATGCGTCTCACATCCATCGAACTCGAAAACTTCCGCTGCTTTGAAAAGGAGAAGATCGAGCTGCACCCGCAACTGAATGTTTTCGTGGGGGTGAATGCGAGCGGGAAGACCGCATTATTGGAGGGGATTGGGTTGGGGTTGGCTTTCTTTTTTCAAGGATTGGAAAAAGAAGGAGTTCAACAATACTATATTCAAGAATCCGACCAACGACAGGAATTTCTCAATAGTGTCGCTATCAAACACAGGCCAATTATACATTGCATTGGGATGGCTTTTGGAGAATCCCGACACAGTTGGGAAAGGAAATTTGGAGTAGCTCAGCTTCCTCCAAGATCCGAGTTCCTTTCCGATAGAAATGCCTTGATGTCTGATATTGGCAACGGCTTATTGATGGATGTAAATGCAATGGCAAGACACCATTATAATGGCTTGAATGTTGAATTTCCTATATTGTTTTACTTTTCAACTCAAAGACTCTGGGGTGGGGAAGGAGAGGTTAACATTCCAAATAGAAGTTCTATTTTTAGTGGATACTTCAACGCATTGAATCGAGACTCAAATACTCTATTGTTTGAGGAAGAGCTTGAGAGAATGCAATTGGTAGCTTCTCAGGCAAAAGAATTTGGCTTCACGCACGACAGTGGTCGCCTTGATTTGATTCGCAGTCTTGCCGCCAAGGTAATCGTGGACTGTAAAATATTCTACTACGACTACGAAAAGCAAAGCCTGGCAGTGATTTTCAACGACGGGCGTAGACTTACGATCGATGAACTCAGCGATGGTCAAAAAAGTCTCCTCCTCATCAGCACAGGCATCGCTTTCCAATGCGCTACGCTGAATCCCCACATGGGTCTCGACGCCTACAAGTCCAATGGAGTGGTTCTGATCGACGAGGTCGAGTTGCACCTGCACCCCGATTGGCAGCGCCAAATTTTGCCCATCCTGACCCAGGCGTTTCCGAATATCCAGTTTATCTGCACGACGCATTCGCCGCAGGTGATCAGCTCTTTGAAACCTGAAAATGTGCAATTGATTAAGGATTTTAAAGTTTCTCCATTGACCAAACACACGAAAGGAAGGGACAGCAACACCATTTTGACTGAAATTTTCGGCATTGAAAAAAGGCCGAAGGAGTTCGCTGACAAGTTGCAACATTTCTATACCCTGCTCGAAACACAGTCAGTGAAAGAAGCAGAAGTGGCATTTGAGGAACTCGAAAGCCTTTGGGGGACGATGGATACCGAGATAGTACACGCCCGCATGTTTCTTGAAGACTTATATGATGATTTGGCCAGAGCCAAGGAGGTTTCCAGGTGA